One genomic region from Jilunia laotingensis encodes:
- the typA gene encoding translational GTPase TypA, which produces MQNIRNIAIIAHVDHGKTTLVDKMLLSGNLFRSNQASGELILDNNDLERERGITILSKNVSINYKGTKINIIDTPGHSDFGGEVERVLNMADGCILLVDAFEGPMPQTRFVLQKALEIGLKPIVVVNKVDKPNCRPEEVHEMVFDLMFSLDATEDQLDFPCVYGSAKNGWMSTDWQKPTDSITPLLDCIIENIPAPTQLEGTPQMLITSLDYSSYTGRIAVGRVHRGTLKEGMNVTLAKRDGSFQKSKIKEVHVFEGLGRVKTTEVSSGDICALIGIDGFEIGDTICDFENPEALPPIAIDEPTMSMLFTINDSPFFGKDGKFVTSRHIHDRLMKELDKNLALRVRKSEEDGKWIVSGRGVLHLSVLIETMRREGYELQVGQPQVIYKEIDGVKCEPIEELTVNVPEEYSSKIIDMVTRRKGEMTMMESNGERVNLEFDMPSRGIIGLRTNVLTASAGEAIMAHRFKEYQPYKGDIERRTNGSIIAMESGTAFAYAIDKLQDRGKFFVFPQEEVYAGQVVGEHSHDNDLVVNVTKSKKLTNMRASGSDEKARLIPPVQFSLEEALEYIKEDEYVEVTPKAMRMRKVILDEMERKRANKN; this is translated from the coding sequence ATGCAAAATATTAGAAACATTGCAATTATTGCCCATGTTGACCATGGGAAAACAACTCTTGTCGATAAGATGCTTTTGTCCGGAAATCTGTTCCGTAGCAACCAGGCAAGCGGTGAATTAATTCTGGATAACAACGACTTGGAACGTGAACGAGGGATAACGATTCTGTCAAAAAACGTTTCAATCAATTACAAAGGAACTAAGATTAACATTATTGATACTCCGGGGCATAGTGACTTCGGAGGAGAAGTGGAACGTGTACTTAATATGGCTGACGGATGTATCCTGTTGGTCGATGCTTTTGAAGGTCCGATGCCTCAAACACGTTTCGTGTTGCAGAAAGCACTGGAAATCGGACTGAAACCGATCGTGGTGGTTAATAAGGTGGACAAACCGAACTGCCGCCCGGAAGAGGTGCATGAGATGGTGTTCGACCTTATGTTTAGCTTGGATGCTACAGAGGATCAGTTGGACTTTCCGTGTGTGTACGGTTCTGCAAAGAACGGATGGATGAGTACGGACTGGCAGAAACCTACCGACAGCATCACTCCGTTGCTGGACTGCATTATTGAGAACATTCCTGCGCCTACGCAGTTGGAAGGTACTCCCCAGATGCTGATTACTTCACTCGATTATTCTTCATATACGGGCCGTATCGCTGTAGGACGTGTTCACCGCGGTACGTTGAAGGAAGGTATGAACGTGACATTGGCAAAGCGTGACGGGAGTTTCCAGAAATCAAAGATTAAGGAAGTGCATGTATTCGAAGGGTTGGGACGCGTGAAGACTACGGAAGTTTCTTCCGGAGATATCTGCGCATTGATCGGTATTGACGGGTTTGAGATCGGGGACACGATCTGCGACTTTGAGAATCCGGAAGCATTGCCGCCAATTGCTATCGATGAGCCTACGATGAGCATGCTGTTCACCATCAACGATTCCCCGTTTTTCGGTAAGGATGGCAAGTTTGTGACTTCGCGCCATATTCATGACCGCCTGATGAAGGAATTGGACAAGAATCTGGCATTACGTGTGCGTAAGAGTGAGGAAGATGGCAAATGGATCGTTTCCGGCCGTGGTGTGCTTCACTTGTCTGTATTGATAGAGACCATGCGTCGTGAGGGCTACGAGTTGCAGGTGGGACAGCCGCAGGTGATCTATAAAGAGATAGACGGTGTGAAATGCGAGCCGATCGAAGAGCTTACGGTGAATGTTCCGGAGGAGTATTCAAGCAAGATCATTGATATGGTGACTCGCCGCAAGGGTGAAATGACTATGATGGAGAGCAACGGTGAACGTGTAAATCTGGAGTTCGACATGCCTTCACGCGGTATCATCGGTTTGCGTACCAATGTGTTGACGGCTTCTGCCGGTGAGGCTATCATGGCACACCGCTTCAAGGAGTATCAACCGTACAAAGGAGATATAGAACGCCGTACCAATGGCTCTATTATTGCTATGGAGAGTGGTACTGCATTTGCTTATGCAATCGATAAATTGCAGGATCGCGGCAAGTTCTTCGTTTTCCCGCAGGAAGAGGTTTATGCCGGACAGGTGGTGGGAGAACATTCTCATGATAATGACTTGGTGGTAAATGTGACTAAATCGAAGAAGCTTACCAATATGCGTGCGTCCGGCTCTGACGAGAAGGCTCGTTTGATTCCTCCTGTGCAGTTCTCCTTGGAAGAGGCGTTGGAATATATTAAGGAAGATGAATATGTGGAGGTGACTCCGAAGGCGATGCGCATGCGTAAAGTCATTCTGGACGAAATGGAACGTAAGCGTGCTAATAAGAATTAG
- the pckA gene encoding phosphoenolpyruvate carboxykinase (ATP) has translation MANLDLSKYGITDVKEIIHNPSYDVLFAEETKPGLEGFEKGQVTELGAVNVMTGIYTGRSPKDKFFVKNEASENTVWWTSEEYKNDNKPCSEEAWADLKAKAVKELSGKRLFVVDTFCGANPATRMKVRFIMEVAWQAHFVTNMFIRPTAEELANYGEPDFVSFNASKAKVDNYKELGLNSETATVFNLKVNEQVILNTWYGGEMKKGMFSIMNYLNPLRGIASMHCSANTDKEGKSSAIFFGLSGTGKTTLSTDPKRLLIGDDEHGWDDEGVFNYEGGCYAKVINLDKDSEPDIYNAIRRDALLENVTVDASGKIDFADKSVTENTRVSYPIYHIENIVKPVSKGPHAKQVIFLSADAFGVLPPVSILTPEQAQYYFLSGFTAKLAGTERGITEPTPTFSACFGAAFLSLHPTKYAEELVKKMEKTGAKAYLVNTGWNGSGKRISIRDTRGIIDAILDGSIDKAPTKVIPFFDFVVPTELPGVDPKILDPRDTYECACKWEEKAKDLAGRFIKNFAKFTGNEAGKKLVAAGPKL, from the coding sequence ATGGCAAATTTAGATTTAAGCAAGTACGGTATTACCGACGTGAAGGAAATCATCCACAACCCTTCTTATGATGTACTGTTCGCAGAAGAGACCAAACCGGGACTGGAAGGTTTCGAAAAAGGTCAAGTAACTGAATTGGGCGCTGTAAACGTAATGACTGGTATCTATACCGGCCGTTCTCCTAAAGATAAATTCTTCGTTAAGAATGAAGCCAGCGAAAACACTGTATGGTGGACTTCTGAAGAATACAAAAATGACAACAAACCTTGTTCTGAAGAAGCTTGGGCTGACTTGAAAGCTAAAGCAGTGAAAGAACTGTCCGGCAAACGTCTGTTTGTTGTAGATACTTTCTGCGGTGCTAACCCTGCCACTCGTATGAAAGTTCGTTTCATCATGGAAGTAGCTTGGCAGGCTCACTTCGTAACTAACATGTTCATCCGCCCGACAGCTGAAGAACTGGCTAATTACGGAGAACCTGACTTCGTTTCATTCAACGCTTCCAAAGCTAAAGTTGACAACTACAAAGAACTGGGTCTGAACTCAGAGACTGCTACCGTATTCAACTTGAAGGTAAACGAACAAGTTATCCTGAACACATGGTATGGTGGTGAAATGAAGAAGGGTATGTTCTCTATCATGAACTATCTGAACCCGTTGCGCGGAATCGCTTCAATGCACTGCTCTGCCAACACAGATAAAGAAGGCAAGAGTTCAGCTATCTTCTTCGGTCTGTCCGGTACTGGTAAGACAACCTTGTCAACTGACCCTAAACGTCTGTTGATCGGTGACGACGAACACGGATGGGATGACGAAGGCGTATTCAACTACGAAGGCGGTTGCTATGCTAAAGTTATCAATTTGGACAAAGACAGCGAGCCCGATATCTACAATGCTATCCGTCGTGATGCTCTGCTTGAAAACGTTACAGTAGACGCAAGCGGTAAGATCGACTTTGCAGATAAGAGCGTAACTGAGAACACTCGTGTTTCTTATCCTATCTACCACATCGAAAACATCGTTAAACCGGTTTCTAAAGGTCCTCACGCAAAACAAGTCATCTTCTTGTCTGCTGATGCCTTCGGAGTATTGCCTCCAGTATCTATCCTGACTCCGGAACAAGCTCAGTACTACTTCCTGTCCGGATTTACAGCTAAGTTGGCTGGTACAGAACGTGGTATCACTGAACCGACTCCGACATTCTCCGCTTGCTTCGGTGCTGCTTTCTTGTCACTGCACCCGACTAAATATGCAGAAGAACTGGTTAAGAAGATGGAAAAGACCGGTGCTAAAGCATACTTGGTTAACACTGGCTGGAACGGATCTGGCAAACGTATCTCTATCCGCGACACTCGTGGTATCATCGATGCAATCCTTGACGGTTCTATCGACAAAGCTCCGACGAAGGTTATTCCTTTCTTCGACTTCGTTGTTCCTACAGAACTTCCGGGTGTTGATCCGAAGATCCTCGATCCGCGCGACACTTACGAATGCGCTTGCAAATGGGAAGAAAAAGCAAAAGACCTTGCAGGACGTTTCATCAAGAACTTTGCTAAGTTCACTGGAAACGAAGCAGGTAAGAAGTTGGTTGCTGCTGGTCCGAAACTCTAA
- a CDS encoding chitobiase/beta-hexosaminidase C-terminal domain-containing protein, whose amino-acid sequence MKRLLLSLFVIIVALSSANAGEVTFDLTDPAAFGYAVPETSKGTDLANGTLTVGNVVITSDKKHDTTDNRFWGTANGVEGLRCYKPSTLTFSTNNGEVITAITFEGVTITPAVLTFDSGEYDKPTWTGSASKVVLTFGGTAKISSIVVSTAGQAASVADPTFSLATGTYYVAKNVEITCATEGAIIHYTTNGDEPTSASAVYNAPIKVESTTTIKAMASKGSDNSTVVSATYTIGETTPVKDIADFFTTNRGIVHVFTNPVSVLYQSGLYLFVQDESAAMQIYGDVGRTYKNGDIIPAGIIGEGDVFGGELQFRVVEPETFAAPEEGPVIAPTVVKIDAIDDYLFDKLIQVNDAIVNLEDGKTLTDGTGTINLYARFNEVTLPTDDKSYNVTAIVSRYNGNFQLFPISFTLTTGIANVDNTASKVVAGYNVINVNAAEDTQVTVVNSVGQALVNKTVSAGTNAIPVSAGFYLVKVGDVVAKVVVR is encoded by the coding sequence ATGAAAAGACTATTACTTTCGTTATTTGTGATTATAGTTGCATTAAGTTCTGCAAATGCAGGAGAAGTGACTTTTGATCTAACTGATCCTGCTGCGTTTGGCTATGCTGTCCCTGAAACAAGTAAGGGTACTGATCTTGCGAATGGCACTTTGACTGTTGGAAATGTCGTGATTACGTCGGATAAGAAGCACGATACGACTGATAATCGTTTTTGGGGAACTGCTAACGGTGTTGAAGGTCTTCGCTGCTATAAGCCCTCCACTTTGACATTTTCTACGAACAATGGAGAAGTAATCACTGCTATTACTTTTGAAGGAGTAACTATTACTCCTGCTGTTTTGACATTCGATAGTGGCGAATATGATAAACCGACATGGACCGGCTCGGCAAGCAAAGTTGTGTTAACCTTTGGCGGTACTGCAAAAATCAGTTCAATAGTTGTGTCTACAGCCGGTCAGGCTGCTTCTGTTGCCGATCCTACTTTTTCACTCGCGACTGGTACTTATTATGTGGCAAAAAATGTAGAAATTACATGTGCTACTGAGGGAGCTATCATCCATTACACTACAAATGGTGACGAGCCGACAAGTGCTTCTGCCGTTTACAATGCTCCTATTAAAGTAGAGTCTACAACTACAATCAAGGCTATGGCTTCAAAGGGAAGTGATAATAGTACGGTGGTTTCAGCTACTTATACTATCGGTGAAACTACACCTGTGAAAGACATTGCTGACTTCTTCACCACCAATAGAGGAATAGTCCATGTGTTTACCAATCCTGTAAGTGTGCTTTATCAAAGCGGTCTGTATTTGTTTGTGCAAGACGAATCGGCTGCGATGCAGATATATGGTGATGTCGGTCGAACATATAAGAATGGCGATATAATTCCGGCCGGTATTATTGGGGAGGGAGATGTGTTCGGAGGGGAGCTTCAGTTCCGTGTGGTTGAGCCCGAAACATTTGCAGCTCCGGAAGAGGGGCCGGTGATCGCGCCTACGGTTGTTAAGATAGACGCAATCGATGATTATCTGTTTGATAAACTGATTCAGGTGAATGATGCGATTGTCAATCTTGAAGATGGTAAGACTTTGACAGATGGTACGGGTACGATTAATCTTTATGCCCGTTTCAATGAGGTGACTTTGCCTACAGATGATAAATCGTATAACGTAACTGCCATTGTAAGTCGTTATAATGGTAACTTCCAATTGTTCCCGATTTCATTTACGTTGACTACAGGTATTGCAAATGTCGATAATACAGCTTCAAAAGTAGTTGCGGGCTATAACGTAATCAATGTGAATGCTGCGGAAGATACCCAGGTTACTGTTGTCAATTCTGTTGGTCAGGCTCTTGTTAACAAAACGGTTAGTGCCGGAACTAATGCCATTCCGGTTTCAGCAGGGTTCTATCTTGTTAAAGTCGGTGATGTCGTAGCTAAGGTTGTCGTAAGGTAA
- the rpsO gene encoding 30S ribosomal protein S15, giving the protein MYLDAAEKQEIFGKYGKSNSDTGSAESQIALFSYRISHLTEHMKLNRKDYSTERALTMLVGKRRRLLDYLKAKDIARYRAIIKTLGLRK; this is encoded by the coding sequence ATGTATTTAGACGCTGCTGAAAAGCAAGAGATCTTTGGAAAGTACGGAAAGTCTAACTCTGATACTGGCTCAGCTGAGTCCCAGATAGCTTTGTTTTCATACCGTATTTCTCACCTGACTGAGCATATGAAGCTCAACAGAAAAGATTATAGTACTGAGAGAGCTTTAACAATGTTGGTAGGTAAACGTCGTCGTTTGCTCGATTACCTGAAGGCTAAAGATATCGCAAGATATCGTGCCATCATTAAAACTCTCGGATTGCGTAAGTAA
- a CDS encoding chitobiase/beta-hexosaminidase C-terminal domain-containing protein codes for MKRLLLSLFVIIAAVSFTNATDVTFNLTDPAALGYAVPESGAGTDLADGTMTVGNVVIKSTKINETTDNRFWATKDGVEGLRCYKPSTLTFSTTNGEIITAITFEGKAIASTILTFDSGEYAQPTWTGSESQVVLTFAGTAKISSIVVTTTTGEAPAVAVPVFNPGEGTYYGPVEVTLSCATEGADIWYKLSKSAPQFTAYTGPIKVESTTTIIAAAAVGTTFSDVVSATYTISEAKSVENIADFYTQSQSLVVKFANPVNVLYQSGAYLFVQDATGALQIYGNVGQTYKNGDIIPAGFMGSVGEFGEVIQLSSPVAETFAAAEEGAVIKPTVVKVNEITETMLNRLIQVNNATVNLEGGKTLTDESGTITLFARFNEVSLPADDKAYDVTAIVSSFKGALQLFPISFTLTNTGIANVDNAASRVEAGYNVINVNAAEDAQVTIVNSVGQVLVSKAVTAGANAIPVSAGFYLVKVGDVVTKVVVR; via the coding sequence ATGAAAAGACTGTTACTTTCATTATTTGTGATTATTGCTGCTGTAAGCTTTACAAATGCTACAGATGTGACTTTTAATTTGACTGACCCTGCTGCGTTGGGGTATGCTGTTCCAGAATCAGGTGCTGGTACCGATCTTGCCGATGGTACTATGACTGTCGGAAATGTTGTGATTAAATCTACTAAGATCAACGAAACGACTGATAACCGTTTTTGGGCAACTAAAGATGGAGTTGAAGGCCTTCGTTGCTACAAACCTTCTACTTTGACTTTCAGTACTACAAATGGGGAAATTATAACTGCCATAACTTTTGAAGGAAAAGCAATTGCTTCTACTATTTTGACATTTGATAGTGGAGAATATGCCCAACCCACATGGACGGGATCGGAAAGTCAGGTAGTGTTAACTTTTGCCGGTACTGCTAAAATTAGTTCTATAGTGGTAACTACAACAACAGGTGAAGCTCCGGCTGTTGCCGTTCCGGTTTTCAATCCTGGCGAAGGAACTTATTACGGACCGGTGGAAGTGACTCTTAGTTGTGCTACCGAAGGGGCCGACATTTGGTATAAATTAAGTAAATCAGCACCACAATTTACTGCTTATACCGGACCTATTAAAGTAGAATCTACTACAACCATTATAGCAGCGGCTGCCGTAGGAACTACATTCTCTGATGTTGTATCAGCTACTTATACCATAAGTGAGGCAAAATCCGTTGAGAACATTGCAGATTTTTATACACAATCTCAAAGCTTGGTTGTGAAATTTGCTAATCCGGTCAATGTACTTTATCAAAGCGGTGCGTATTTGTTTGTACAAGATGCAACGGGCGCACTTCAGATATATGGTAATGTTGGGCAGACTTATAAGAATGGCGACATTATCCCTGCCGGTTTCATGGGTTCCGTTGGTGAATTCGGAGAAGTTATACAGTTGTCAAGCCCTGTAGCCGAAACATTTGCTGCTGCTGAGGAAGGTGCGGTTATCAAACCGACTGTGGTTAAGGTTAATGAAATCACAGAAACAATGCTTAATAGACTGATTCAGGTGAATAATGCTACTGTTAATCTTGAAGGTGGTAAAACATTAACGGACGAATCCGGTACTATTACTCTTTTTGCACGTTTTAATGAAGTAAGTTTACCTGCGGATGATAAAGCGTATGATGTAACTGCTATCGTAAGTAGCTTTAAGGGGGCTTTACAGTTGTTCCCTATCTCCTTTACATTGACTAATACGGGCATTGCAAATGTTGATAATGCAGCTTCAAGAGTAGAAGCGGGTTATAATGTGATCAATGTGAATGCTGCCGAAGATGCACAGGTTACTATAGTTAATTCTGTGGGTCAGGTTCTTGTAAGCAAGGCTGTGACTGCAGGTGCAAATGCTATTCCGGTTTCAGCAGGATTCTATCTTGTTAAGGTTGGAGATGTCGTTACCAAGGTCGTTGTAAGATAA